One window from the genome of Natrialba magadii ATCC 43099 encodes:
- a CDS encoding MBL fold metallo-hydrolase — translation MEVHHVTEDAETFTCNAFLVVGEETTLVDAGAWDGVVDAIREHTDDVDAVVLTHQHGDHVSQLDAVCEAFDPTVYAYNHHPQRDHSIDDGDTVQIGDETFDVVYTPGHADDHVSFVSETTLFSGDVVVHDDGAFDYGSFGRTDMAGQSREQLIESIERLLEQFPDTVEHMYAGHGDVFHGDVRDVVETALGRAEKREPKYPEG, via the coding sequence ATGGAGGTACACCACGTCACCGAAGACGCGGAGACGTTCACCTGTAACGCATTTCTCGTGGTCGGCGAGGAAACGACCCTGGTCGACGCGGGCGCGTGGGACGGCGTCGTCGACGCGATTCGTGAGCACACGGACGACGTCGACGCTGTCGTTCTGACACACCAGCACGGCGACCACGTGAGTCAACTCGACGCGGTCTGCGAGGCGTTCGATCCGACGGTGTACGCCTATAACCACCATCCACAGCGGGATCACTCGATCGACGACGGCGATACGGTCCAGATCGGCGACGAGACGTTCGACGTGGTCTACACGCCGGGGCACGCGGACGATCACGTCTCGTTCGTCTCGGAGACGACGCTGTTCTCGGGTGACGTGGTCGTCCACGACGACGGCGCGTTCGACTACGGCAGTTTCGGACGCACAGACATGGCTGGCCAGTCTCGCGAACAGCTTATCGAAAGTATCGAGCGCCTGCTCGAGCAGTTCCCGGATACCGTCGAGCACATGTACGCGGGCCACGGCGATGTCTTCCACGGCGACGTTCGCGACGTCGTCGAGACCGCACTCGGGCGGGCCGAGAAGCGCGAGCCGAAGTATCCGGAGGGCTGA